In a genomic window of Plectropomus leopardus isolate mb chromosome 6, YSFRI_Pleo_2.0, whole genome shotgun sequence:
- the LOC121944109 gene encoding kinesin-like protein KIN-14E, whose amino-acid sequence MVEDMKGKIRVFCRIRPLNRTETAQGGAVVVEKIDDYSVTVETPRGQREFQFDKVFSAEASQEDLFHDTNRLIQSAIDGYNVCIFTYGQTGSGKTFTMVGDKEQKNPGIMPRSFNAIFDIIRESSAKFDFKVSAYMLELYNDMLQDLFVSLAGEAHAQPQSHGQARRVEIKRNRKGVVFAQGAETKEASSAQELYALFQQACANRHISATKMNVESSRSHLIVCIMVEGRNLTNGSVSTGKLSLVDLAGSERAAKTGAKNHQLKEANSINKSLSALGDVISALSAELPHVPYRNSKLTQVMQDSLGGNAKTLMIVNISPSECNLDETLTSLVYATRVKAITNNAQRHVESKEIAQLKEVITKLRSGQTVEEEEI is encoded by the exons ATGGTGGAAGACATGAAAG GCAAAATCAGAGTGTTTTGTCGGATTCGACCATTAAACCGAACAGAGACTGCACAAGGTGGAGCCGTCGTTGTGGAGAAAATAGATGATTACTCTGTCACTGTAGAAACCCCCCGTGGGCAGAGAGAGTTTCAGTTTGACAAGGTGTTTAGTGCTGAAGCCTCTCAGGAAGACCTGTTTCATGACACCAACAG GCTGATCCAGTCAGCTATCGATGGTTACAACGTCTGCATCTTTACGTATGGTCAGACGGGCTCAGGGAAGACCTTCACCATGGTCGGAGATAAAGAACAGAAGAACCCCGGGATCATGCCGAGATCTTTTAATGCTATATTTGATATCATACGGGAAAGCAGCGCCAAATTTGACTTCAAG GTTTCAGCCTATATGCTGGAGCTGTACAACGACATGCTGCAGGACCTCTTTGTGAGCCTGGCTGGTGAGGCCCATGCACAGCCCCAGTCCCATGGCCAGGCCAGGCGGGTGGAGATCAAGAGGAACAGAAAAGGGGTTGTTTTCGCCCAAGGAGCAGAGACAAAAGAGGCTTCCAGTGCCCAGGAGCTCTATGCTCTGTTCCAGCAGGCCTGCGCCAACCGACACATCTCTGCTACCA AGATGAATGTGGAGAGTTCCCGCTCCCATCTGATTGTTTGCATCATGGTGGAGGGCAGGAATCTGACCAATGGGAGCGTGAGCACGGGGAAGCTGAGTCTGGTAGACCTGGCAGGCAGCGAGAGAGCGGCCAAGACTGGTGCTAAGAACCACCAGCTAAAG GAGGCTAACTCCATCAACAAGTCTCTGAGTGCGCTGGGCGATGTGATCTCAGCCCTGTCTGCTGAACTGCCACATGTACCCTACAGGAACAGCAAGCTCACACAG GTGATGCAGGACTCTCTGGGTGGAAATGCCAAAACCCTCATGATCGTCAACATCTCCCCTTCAGAATGCAACCTCGATGAGACGCTCACATCTCTCGT TTATGCAACAAGAGTGAAGGCCATAACCAACAATGCTCAGAGACATGTGGAGAGCAAAGAGATTGCCCAGCTGAAAGAG GTCATTACGAAGCTGAGGTCGGGACAGACggtggaagaggaggaaatCTGA